Part of the candidate division KSB1 bacterium genome, TCCACAATAATGGAACCAAAAAATGAAAACAATCCAAGCTGGAAAATTTAAGGCGCAATGTCTTGCCCTGCTTGATGCCGTCGCACAGACCAATGAGCCACTGGTCATCACCAAACATGGCAAGCCTGTTGCGAAATT contains:
- a CDS encoding type II toxin-antitoxin system Phd/YefM family antitoxin, whose protein sequence is MKTIQAGKFKAQCLALLDAVAQTNEPLVITKHGKPVAK